Proteins found in one Limanda limanda chromosome 18, fLimLim1.1, whole genome shotgun sequence genomic segment:
- the esr1 gene encoding estrogen receptor isoform X1 yields the protein MPESQRDEQREGGEWNSPGVAQQTRGRLLRTRQSPAQNRQPCGPAFRPRIGRVLSDLETLTQPRLSPLPRASLTDMYPEESRGSGGAATVDFLEGTYDYAAPTPAQTPLYSHSTSGYYSAPLDAHGPPSDGSRQSLGSGPASPLVYMPSSPRLSPFMLPPSHHYLETTAPPVYRSSQQPVTREDHCGPRDECYSVGESGGAAGAEGFEMAKETRFCAVCSDYASGYHYGVWSCEGCKAFFKRSIQGRKSTGHNDYMCPATNQCTIDRNRRKSCQACRLRKCYEVGMMKGGVRKDRSRILRRDKRRPGTSDRDTASKDQDHKTAPLQDGRKRSSSTAGGKSSVTVMLPDQVLVLLKGAEPPILCSRQKPGEPYTEVTMMTLLTSMADRELVHMIAWAKKLPGFLQLSLHDQVQLLESSWLEVLMIGLIWRSIQCPGKLIFAQDLILDRNEGNCVEGMAEIFDMLLATASRFRTLKLNSEEFVCLKAIILLNSGSFSFCTGTMEPLHNTSAVQEMLETITDALIHHISQSGCPVQQQWRRQAQLLLLLSHIRHMSNKGMEHLYSMKCKNKVPLYDLLLEMLDAHCLHRPATPAQSWLQAERESSTAASNSIIIIGGGGGGLSSAGPSSGPRGGLESPSRASTGPGVLQYGGSRPDCTHIL from the exons ATGCCTGAGAGTCAGAGGGAtgagcagagggaggggggagagtgGAACAGTCCTGGCGTTGCACAGCAGACACGAGGACGACTCCTGCGTACGAG GCAGAGCCCAGCACAGAACAGGCAGCCGTGTGGACCAGCATTCAGACCCAGGATCGGCCGAGTCCTCTCAGACCTGGAGACACTCACCCAGCCGCGTCTCTCGCCTCTGCCTCGCGCCTCCCTCACTGACATGTACCCAGAGGAGAGCCGGGGGTCCGGAGGGGCAGCCACTGTGGACTTCCTGGAAGGGACGTACGACTACGCCGCTCCTACCCCTGCCCAGACTCCCCTCTACAGCCACTCCACCTCTGGCTACTACTCGGCTCCTCTGGATGCCCACGGACCCCCCTCTGACGGCAGCCGCCAGTCGCTGGGCAGTGGGCCTGCCAGTCCTCTTGTGTACATGCCCTCCAGCCCACGACTCAGCCCCTTTATGCTTCCACCCAGCCACCACTACCTGGAGACCACAGCTCCACCCGTGTACAG GTCCAGTCAGCAGCCAGTAACCCGAGAGGACCACTGTGGCCCCAGGGACGAGTGCTACAGTGTGGGGGAGTCGGGGGGTGCAGCCGGAGCCGAGGGATTTGAGATGGCTAAAGAGACGCGTTTCTGTGCCGTGTGCAGCGACTACGCCTCCGGGTACCACTACGGGGTGTGGTCCTGTGAGGGCTGCAAGGCCTTCTTCAAGAGGAGCATCCAGGGTAGGAAGAGCACAG GTCACAATGACTACATGTGCCCGGCAACCAATCAGTGCACTATTGACAGGAATCGGAGGAAGAGCTGCCAGGCCTGCCGACTCAGGAAGTGTTACGAAGTGGGCATGATGAAAGGAG GTGTACGTAAGGACCGCAGCCGCATTTTACGCCGTGACAAACGGCGACCTGGGACTAGCGACAGGGATACGGCCTCCAAGGACCAGGACCACAAAACAGCGCCCCTCCAGGATGGGAGGAAACGCAGCAGTAGCACCGCAGGAGGAAAATCCTCCGTAACGGTGATGCTGCCTGATCAG GTGCTCGTCCTGCTCAAGGGGGCCGAACCCCCCATACTGTGCTCGCGTCAGAAGCCGGGCGAACCCTACACCGAGGTCACCATGATGACCCTGCTCACCAGCATGGCCGACAGGGAGCTGGTCCACATGATCGCCTGGGCCAAGAAGCTTCCAG gtTTCCTGCAGCTGTCCCTCCACGACCaggtgcagctgctggagagctCGTGGTTGGAGGTGCTGATGATCGGCCTCATCTGGAGGTCCATCCAATGCCCTGGCAAACTCATCTTCGCTCAGGACCTCATACTGGACAG GAACGAAGGGAACTGTGTGGAGGGCATGGCCGAGATCTTCGACATGCTGCTGGCCACTGCGTCCCGCTTCCGCACGCTCAAACTCAACTCGGAGGAGTTCGTGTGTCTCAAAGCGATCATCCTCCTCAACTCGG gctccttctccttctgcacCGGCACCATGGAGCCGCTGCACAACACCTCGGCGGTACAGGAGATGCTGGAGACCATCACGGACGCTCTCATACATCacatcagccaatcaggatGCCCCGTTCAGCAGCAGTGGAGACGGCAGGcccagctgctcctgctgctctcccACATCAGACACATGAG CAACAAGGGCATGGAGCACCTCTACAGCATGAAGTGCAAGAACAAAGTGCCTCTGTacgacctgctgctggagatgCTGGACGCTCACTGCCTCCACCGCCCCGCCACACCCGCTCAGTCCTGGCTCCAGGCGGAGAGAGAGTCCTCCACCGCCGCCAGcaacagcatcatcatcatcggcGGCGGTGGGGGGGGTTTGTCTTCAGCCGGCCCTAGTTCAGGACCCCGAGGCGGCCTGGAGAGCCCGAGCAGAGCCTCCACGGGTCCGGGCGTCCTGCAGTACGGAGGCTCCCGCCCCGACTGCACCCACATCCTCTGA
- the esr1 gene encoding estrogen receptor isoform X2 — protein MPESQRDEQREGGEWNSPGVAQQTRGRLLRTRQSPAQNRQPCGPAFRPRIGRVLSDLETLTQPRLSPLPRASLTDMYPEESRGSGGAATVDFLEGTYDYAAPTPAQTPLYSHSTSGYYSAPLDAHGPPSDGSRQSLGSGPASPLVYMPSSPRLSPFMLPPSHHYLETTAPPVYRSSQQPVTREDHCGPRDECYSVGESGGAAGAEGFEMAKETRFCAVCSDYASGYHYGVWSCEGCKAFFKRSIQGHNDYMCPATNQCTIDRNRRKSCQACRLRKCYEVGMMKGGVRKDRSRILRRDKRRPGTSDRDTASKDQDHKTAPLQDGRKRSSSTAGGKSSVTVMLPDQVLVLLKGAEPPILCSRQKPGEPYTEVTMMTLLTSMADRELVHMIAWAKKLPGFLQLSLHDQVQLLESSWLEVLMIGLIWRSIQCPGKLIFAQDLILDRNEGNCVEGMAEIFDMLLATASRFRTLKLNSEEFVCLKAIILLNSGSFSFCTGTMEPLHNTSAVQEMLETITDALIHHISQSGCPVQQQWRRQAQLLLLLSHIRHMSNKGMEHLYSMKCKNKVPLYDLLLEMLDAHCLHRPATPAQSWLQAERESSTAASNSIIIIGGGGGGLSSAGPSSGPRGGLESPSRASTGPGVLQYGGSRPDCTHIL, from the exons ATGCCTGAGAGTCAGAGGGAtgagcagagggaggggggagagtgGAACAGTCCTGGCGTTGCACAGCAGACACGAGGACGACTCCTGCGTACGAG GCAGAGCCCAGCACAGAACAGGCAGCCGTGTGGACCAGCATTCAGACCCAGGATCGGCCGAGTCCTCTCAGACCTGGAGACACTCACCCAGCCGCGTCTCTCGCCTCTGCCTCGCGCCTCCCTCACTGACATGTACCCAGAGGAGAGCCGGGGGTCCGGAGGGGCAGCCACTGTGGACTTCCTGGAAGGGACGTACGACTACGCCGCTCCTACCCCTGCCCAGACTCCCCTCTACAGCCACTCCACCTCTGGCTACTACTCGGCTCCTCTGGATGCCCACGGACCCCCCTCTGACGGCAGCCGCCAGTCGCTGGGCAGTGGGCCTGCCAGTCCTCTTGTGTACATGCCCTCCAGCCCACGACTCAGCCCCTTTATGCTTCCACCCAGCCACCACTACCTGGAGACCACAGCTCCACCCGTGTACAG GTCCAGTCAGCAGCCAGTAACCCGAGAGGACCACTGTGGCCCCAGGGACGAGTGCTACAGTGTGGGGGAGTCGGGGGGTGCAGCCGGAGCCGAGGGATTTGAGATGGCTAAAGAGACGCGTTTCTGTGCCGTGTGCAGCGACTACGCCTCCGGGTACCACTACGGGGTGTGGTCCTGTGAGGGCTGCAAGGCCTTCTTCAAGAGGAGCATCCAGG GTCACAATGACTACATGTGCCCGGCAACCAATCAGTGCACTATTGACAGGAATCGGAGGAAGAGCTGCCAGGCCTGCCGACTCAGGAAGTGTTACGAAGTGGGCATGATGAAAGGAG GTGTACGTAAGGACCGCAGCCGCATTTTACGCCGTGACAAACGGCGACCTGGGACTAGCGACAGGGATACGGCCTCCAAGGACCAGGACCACAAAACAGCGCCCCTCCAGGATGGGAGGAAACGCAGCAGTAGCACCGCAGGAGGAAAATCCTCCGTAACGGTGATGCTGCCTGATCAG GTGCTCGTCCTGCTCAAGGGGGCCGAACCCCCCATACTGTGCTCGCGTCAGAAGCCGGGCGAACCCTACACCGAGGTCACCATGATGACCCTGCTCACCAGCATGGCCGACAGGGAGCTGGTCCACATGATCGCCTGGGCCAAGAAGCTTCCAG gtTTCCTGCAGCTGTCCCTCCACGACCaggtgcagctgctggagagctCGTGGTTGGAGGTGCTGATGATCGGCCTCATCTGGAGGTCCATCCAATGCCCTGGCAAACTCATCTTCGCTCAGGACCTCATACTGGACAG GAACGAAGGGAACTGTGTGGAGGGCATGGCCGAGATCTTCGACATGCTGCTGGCCACTGCGTCCCGCTTCCGCACGCTCAAACTCAACTCGGAGGAGTTCGTGTGTCTCAAAGCGATCATCCTCCTCAACTCGG gctccttctccttctgcacCGGCACCATGGAGCCGCTGCACAACACCTCGGCGGTACAGGAGATGCTGGAGACCATCACGGACGCTCTCATACATCacatcagccaatcaggatGCCCCGTTCAGCAGCAGTGGAGACGGCAGGcccagctgctcctgctgctctcccACATCAGACACATGAG CAACAAGGGCATGGAGCACCTCTACAGCATGAAGTGCAAGAACAAAGTGCCTCTGTacgacctgctgctggagatgCTGGACGCTCACTGCCTCCACCGCCCCGCCACACCCGCTCAGTCCTGGCTCCAGGCGGAGAGAGAGTCCTCCACCGCCGCCAGcaacagcatcatcatcatcggcGGCGGTGGGGGGGGTTTGTCTTCAGCCGGCCCTAGTTCAGGACCCCGAGGCGGCCTGGAGAGCCCGAGCAGAGCCTCCACGGGTCCGGGCGTCCTGCAGTACGGAGGCTCCCGCCCCGACTGCACCCACATCCTCTGA